One window of Cohnella hashimotonis genomic DNA carries:
- a CDS encoding response regulator produces the protein MRSVMIVDDESLVRIGLQSMIDWEAHGFRIAGVFKNGEEALAACAQQAFDVVLTDIRMPGMDGFELIRGLRTAAPAARVVILSSYNDFEHTRQAIRLGVQDYISKYEMEPEELLRVLGGLEFEAAEGAERSEGAGGQGGAGGDAGGETALAESSRLLLARTDVRASASGDAPPADSAAFPAIAAALAGRGRLFRWAALKPVPREGGYAAAERRAMLHLAEELFARLRLPVLFGESEDMLHGGCACEASAAVHRSDAAAGSQRAADKRANAAKRADADADADADADADADADAETSDTVAAADREAFAGMAQEWAAAFQQKLNVTLAIGFSAPQDIGGDWTAARRGAESAADVALFEGGVRFRETAGERGTIPDAEWLALYKGFKQRLRLLQPGALADDLLALRAERGDRYRPAEWLRLGVAAASQLADFLIERYNPGPEELRERFGALWPFAEAAGSVRTAEEWSRTLGAIAANAADLVARKQARDGWVARVRDYVDAHYADPIRLEDVAQLAGFSENHFGQRFRQETGKSFSDHLTDVRIKEAVRLFRETELSTEEIASRVGYANPNYFVKVFKRATGQTISHFKGRR, from the coding sequence ATGCGCAGCGTCATGATCGTGGATGACGAATCGCTCGTCCGGATCGGCCTGCAGTCGATGATTGACTGGGAGGCGCACGGATTTCGGATCGCGGGCGTCTTCAAAAACGGAGAGGAGGCGTTGGCTGCATGCGCGCAGCAAGCCTTCGACGTGGTGCTCACGGACATCCGGATGCCCGGCATGGACGGCTTCGAGCTGATCCGCGGGCTGCGGACGGCCGCGCCTGCCGCGCGGGTCGTCATCTTAAGCAGCTACAACGATTTCGAGCATACGCGCCAGGCGATCCGGCTCGGAGTGCAGGATTACATCTCCAAGTATGAAATGGAGCCGGAGGAGCTGCTGCGGGTGCTGGGCGGACTCGAATTCGAAGCGGCGGAAGGCGCGGAGCGGAGCGAGGGTGCGGGGGGGCAAGGCGGCGCAGGCGGAGACGCCGGCGGAGAAACCGCGCTGGCCGAATCGTCTCGGCTGCTGCTGGCGCGCACGGACGTTCGCGCTTCGGCGTCAGGGGACGCGCCGCCGGCTGATTCGGCGGCGTTTCCGGCGATCGCGGCCGCGCTGGCCGGTCGCGGCCGTCTTTTCCGCTGGGCGGCGCTGAAGCCCGTCCCGCGCGAGGGCGGCTACGCCGCGGCGGAGCGGCGGGCGATGCTGCATCTGGCGGAGGAGCTGTTCGCGCGGCTGCGCCTTCCCGTGCTGTTCGGCGAGAGCGAGGACATGCTGCACGGCGGCTGCGCCTGCGAAGCGTCGGCCGCGGTGCACCGGTCCGATGCTGCGGCCGGCTCGCAACGGGCTGCCGACAAGCGCGCGAATGCGGCTAAGCGGGCGGATGCGGATGCGGATGCGGATGCGGATGCGGATGCGGATGCGGATGCGGATGCGGAAACGTCGGATACGGTTGCGGCGGCGGACCGCGAAGCCTTTGCCGGGATGGCGCAGGAGTGGGCGGCCGCCTTCCAGCAGAAGCTCAACGTGACGCTGGCCATCGGGTTTTCCGCGCCGCAGGATATTGGCGGCGACTGGACCGCTGCGAGGCGCGGCGCCGAGTCGGCGGCAGACGTCGCGCTGTTCGAGGGCGGGGTCCGCTTCCGCGAGACGGCGGGCGAGCGAGGCACGATCCCGGATGCAGAATGGCTGGCGCTGTACAAAGGCTTTAAGCAGCGGCTTCGGCTGCTGCAGCCGGGCGCGCTCGCTGACGATCTGCTCGCGCTTCGCGCGGAGCGCGGAGACCGGTACAGGCCCGCCGAGTGGCTTCGGCTGGGCGTGGCGGCGGCTTCGCAGCTCGCGGACTTCCTGATCGAGCGATATAATCCGGGGCCGGAGGAGCTGCGCGAGCGGTTCGGCGCCCTGTGGCCCTTCGCGGAGGCGGCGGGAAGCGTCCGCACGGCAGAGGAATGGAGCCGGACGCTCGGCGCCATCGCTGCGAATGCGGCGGATTTGGTCGCGCGCAAGCAGGCGCGCGACGGCTGGGTCGCGCGGGTGCGGGATTACGTGGACGCGCATTATGCCGATCCGATTCGCCTGGAGGACGTGGCCCAGCTGGCCGGGTTCAGCGAGAATCACTTCGGCCAGCGATTCAGGCAGGAGACGGGCAAGTCCTTTTCGGACCACCTGACGGACGTGC